In Tsukamurella tyrosinosolvens, the genomic window GCGCGCGATCTCCGGGCCCAGCGACGTTCTGCCGGTCGCGTCCGGCCGTTCCGCGATCACGGCGCCGACGGGGCTGCCTGGACCTGGGCGATCGCGCGCTGCAGGTCGAGTCCGCGGCGCACGTCGAGCGGATGGTCCGCGCCCGTCGCGATCACCGCGAGGAATTCGTCGAGCAGCACCCGGAAGCACTCGGTCGACGGCGTCTCCCGGCGCTCGAGGACCGCCATGCCCTGCGCGGAGTGCGCGGACACCCGCATCACGGTCGGCAGCACCGGCGTACGCAGCGACAGCGAGAGTGTGGAGGTGGCGCCCCCGTCGTGGGCGAGCTGCGCCGTCCAGGTGTCGGAGGCGGCGTCGTACCGGGCGGCGTCCACGCCGCTGAGGGGACCGGCGACGGCGTCGAGCAGGTCCAGCACGTGCGGCCCCACGTCGAACAGCGCGCCCTGCTCCTGGCGCCACGCGGACGCCGCGAACTTCCCGGCCAGCGCCGCCCCGGAGAGCCACTGCGCCTCCGCGGCGACCGGCCCGAGCTCGGCGGCGCGGGCGAGGAACTCCCGGGTCTCGGGCGCGAACCGTCGGGTGAAGGCGACGATCGAGCGGACACCGGCCGCTTCGACGGCCTCCGTGAGCGCGACGGCACCGTCGACGTCGAGCGCGATCGGCTTGTCGAGGACGAGGTGTTTGCCGGCGCGCGCCGCCTCGACGGCGAGCTCGGCCTGGACGTTCGGCGGCACGGCGAAGGCGACGGCGTCGACGGCGTCGAACAGCTCAGCGGGGGAGTCGAAGGACCGGGGGAAGAGCTCGGCGGCGGCCGCGGGATCGCGGGCCCATCCGCCCACGAAATCGACGCCCGGATGTGCCGTGAGCGCAGGTGCGTGGGTCTCCCGCGCCCAGGGACCCGCTCCGACCAGACCGATGCGCACTGTCACCCATCAGAGTCTGCCACGGCCGCCTCCCGGCCCAGCACCGAGTGGCGCCGACCGTAGAGGAGATAGATGGCGACGCCGAGCGCGAACCAGACCAGGAAGCGCAGCCACGTCGCCACGGCGAGGTTGAGCATGAGGTAGACGCAGGCCAGTCCGGACAGCACCGGAATCACCGGCGAGAACGGAACCTTGAACGGTCGCTTGAGATCCGGCTTGGTGCGTCGCAGGATCGGCACGGCGAGGGAGACCAGGAGGAAGGCGAAGAGCGCGCCGATGCTCACCATCTCCGAGAGCGCCTCGATCGGGATGAAGCCGCCCATGAGGGCGCAGACGATCACGATGATCACGGTCAGGCGCGTCGGGGTGCCGAACCTCGGAGAGACCTTGGCGACCGCGGGCGGGATCAGGCCGTCCCGCCCCATGGCGTAGCCGATCCGGCCCATGGTGACCAGCTCGACCAGGATGACCGAGGTCAGGCCGGCGACGGCCGCGATCGCCACGAGGTCACCCGCCCAGGACGCACCGACCACGTCGAAGGCCTTCGACAGCGGTGCGCTGGAGTCGATGTCGGTGTACTTGACCATGCCGGTCAGCACCACCGAGACGAGCACGTAGAGCAGCGTGCAGGCCAGGAGCGTGCCGATCAGGGCCCGCGGCATGTCGCGCTCGGGGCGCCGCGCCTCCTCGCCGAGGTTCGCCACCGCCTCGAATCCGGTGTACGCGAAGAAGACGACCGCCGCCGCGGTGAGGATGCCCGCGACGCCGAAGTGCGAGGGGGCACCGCCCAGGATCGTCTCGATCAGCGGCCGGTCGAGCGCGTCGCCGCCGGACTCCGCCGGCACGGACTCCGGGATGAACGGCACGAGGTTGGAGCGGGTGATGAAGAAAGCGCCGACGATCACCACGAAGACCGAGATCGCGACCTTGACCAGCACCAGCAGGTTGGTGACCCGCGCCGACTCGCGGATGCCCACGGTGGCGATCACGCCGAGCACGACGATCACCAGGATGGCGCCGACGTTGACCGGCGCCTCCTCGGTGAACCACTGCGGCGGCAGTCCGAACAGGTCGGCCAGGTAGCCGGACCAGCTGCGGGAGACCACGGCGGCGCCCAAACCGAATTCGAGGAGCAGGTCCCAGCCGATGATCCACGCGAAGACCTCGCCGATCGTGGCGTAGGCGTACGTGTAGGCGCTGCCGGCCGTGGGGACCGCGGACGCGAGCTCGGCGTAGCAGAGGGCCGCGAACAGGCTGACCACGCCGGCGACGATGAACGAGATCGCGATGCCGGGACCGGCGTTCACCTTGGCCTGCACGCCGGTCAGGGTGAAGATGCCGGTCCCGATCACGATGCCGACGCCGAAGCCGACGAGGTCGAACAGCCGCAGATCGCGCCGGAGGCCGCCCTCAGCAGCGCCGTCGGCCTTGATCCTGGCGAGGGGTTTCGTCCGCAGGATGTCCATTCCGCGGGACGCTACACCCGTTCGTACGCCTCCGCAGTGGTCTTCGCGTCCTCGATGAAGCGCTCGACGTCCGCCTCCGTGTGGAAGTCGAGGATCGGCGCGGGCTCGGAGAGCAGGCCGAACAGCGCGGCACCCACCGCATCGTCGGAGACCGCGCCGGCGAAGAGCAGGCCGGCGGCGAAGGCGTAGTCCGGATCGCCGAGGAACAGACGGGTGACCTCCGCCGCGGCGTGGCCGCGCTCCTCCCAGTGCCGGTCGAACTGGTCGGTGATCCATTCGGCCGTGAAGTCCGAGCCCCGCGCCTCGATGGCCTTCACCAGCGCCGCGACCTGGATGAGCCCCGTCTGCGCGCCCTGCCCGGCGATCGGGTCGAACGCGATCGCGGAGTCGCCGAGCGCGAGCACCGGGCGACCGCTGCGGGTGTAGCCGACACCCTGGCGGACCGTCGGGGTGACGGCGCCGCGGAGCCACGAGTGCCGGTCCTCCTCGATGACGCGGAGCTTCTCGATGTCCGCGAGGTCGTCGGGGAAGTAGTCGCGGTAGATGCTCACCACCACCTCGAGGGCGCTCTGCGCGTCCGTCACCTCGCCCCACCGCTGCACCCAGTCGCCGTCGGGCTTCGCGAACCCGAGCACGCTCCACGTGGCGCCGACATCCTTGTGCCAGTACGGGCCGATCCAGATCTCGCCGTGGTCGGTGTGCAGGTTGAAGACGTTGTGCTTCCCGGCGCCGTGGCCGCGGGCGGTGAAGACGTCGTCGCCGTGGCCGAGCCCGGTGAAGGCGGCGGCCAGCAGGTGCCGCTGTGGGGAGCGGTAGACCGTGCGTGCCTCGTCGACGGGGAACAGGCCCGACAGTCCGCCCTTGCCGGTGGAGACCAGCGTGAGGTCGTGCGCGGCCGCGACGGCGTCGAGCTCCTCGGGCGTGACGGTCTCGACGTGGAACGAGCCGCCCGCCTCCTCGAACAGCCGGATCCGGTCGTGGGCGCGCAGCCGCACGTCGATCCCGGCCGCGGTGTAGGTGAAGTCGGGATCGAAGGCGAGCACCTGCTCGAGCGCGCCCGGCTCGCCCGTGTTCAAGCGGGTGTTCATGCCGGTGGACAGCGGCGCGTCGGGGTAGAGCTCCTCGACGAGGGTGTGGTCGACGTCCCGGGAGTGCCCGAAGAGGACGGCGGTGCCGGTGGCCGGGACCTCGTCGCGCAGTTGCTCCGCGGTGCGGTCGCTGTAGAGGTCGACGGGGTGCCCGGCGCGGGCGAGGACGAGCGCGGCGGTGGCTCCCACCACTCCGGCGCCGATGATGGCGATGCGTGCCTGGGTCATGGTCGTGCCTTTCGGTGGTCGGATCGATCGGTTACTGCGCGGTGGTTCCGGTGGGCGCGGTGCGGGCGCCCGCGTTCCAGGCGTACGGCAGGTCCGCGCCGTTGAGCAGGAGGTCGCCGATGGCGCGGGCCTTCTGGATCGCGGGGTTGTGCACGGCGAGGGTGCGGGCGTTGCGCCAGTGTCGGTCGAGCCGCAGGTCGGCGTCGACGATGGACGCGCCGCCGACCTCGAACAGGTCGGTGGTGGCCCTCAGGACCGTGTCGATGACGGCGAGCTGCGCGTGCGCGGCCGCCAGCTCGGCCTCCGGCACCAGGTCCTCGTGGACCCGACGGTCCGCGAGGGCGTCGTCGAGCACGTCCGCGACGGCGAGCACGGCCTGCTTCGCCGACCACGCCGCGCTGGAGAGCCGGCCGATCACCTGCTGGACCAGCGGGTCGTGGCGCTGCAGGTCGGCGGCGGCGTGCGAGAACGTCCGGGTGCGGGCCTGCACCCAGGCCACGGCGTCGTCGGTGGCGCGCTGCGCGATGCCGGCGAGTCCCGCGAGCTGCACCAGCTGCAGATACGAGGTGGCGTAGGTCGCACCCGGCGCGCCGTAGCCGGCGCCGAGAAGGCGGTCGGCGGGGACGGCGACGTCGGTGAAGACGGTCGTGCCGCTCGCGGTGAGGCGCTGTCCGAAGCCGTTCCAGTCGTCGACCTTCTCGACGCCGTCCGCGTTCGCGTCGACCAGGACGCCGACCCGCTCGCCGTCGAGGTCGGCGGCGACCAGGATCTGGTCCGCGTACAGGGTGCCGGTGGAGTAGAACTTGGTGCCGCTGAGCCGGTAG contains:
- a CDS encoding Gfo/Idh/MocA family protein, which gives rise to MTVRIGLVGAGPWARETHAPALTAHPGVDFVGGWARDPAAAAELFPRSFDSPAELFDAVDAVAFAVPPNVQAELAVEAARAGKHLVLDKPIALDVDGAVALTEAVEAAGVRSIVAFTRRFAPETREFLARAAELGPVAAEAQWLSGAALAGKFAASAWRQEQGALFDVGPHVLDLLDAVAGPLSGVDAARYDAASDTWTAQLAHDGGATSTLSLSLRTPVLPTVMRVSAHSAQGMAVLERRETPSTECFRVLLDEFLAVIATGADHPLDVRRGLDLQRAIAQVQAAPSAP
- a CDS encoding amino acid permease; amino-acid sequence: MDILRTKPLARIKADGAAEGGLRRDLRLFDLVGFGVGIVIGTGIFTLTGVQAKVNAGPGIAISFIVAGVVSLFAALCYAELASAVPTAGSAYTYAYATIGEVFAWIIGWDLLLEFGLGAAVVSRSWSGYLADLFGLPPQWFTEEAPVNVGAILVIVVLGVIATVGIRESARVTNLLVLVKVAISVFVVIVGAFFITRSNLVPFIPESVPAESGGDALDRPLIETILGGAPSHFGVAGILTAAAVVFFAYTGFEAVANLGEEARRPERDMPRALIGTLLACTLLYVLVSVVLTGMVKYTDIDSSAPLSKAFDVVGASWAGDLVAIAAVAGLTSVILVELVTMGRIGYAMGRDGLIPPAVAKVSPRFGTPTRLTVIIVIVCALMGGFIPIEALSEMVSIGALFAFLLVSLAVPILRRTKPDLKRPFKVPFSPVIPVLSGLACVYLMLNLAVATWLRFLVWFALGVAIYLLYGRRHSVLGREAAVADSDG
- a CDS encoding styrene monooxygenase/indole monooxygenase family protein, translating into MTQARIAIIGAGVVGATAALVLARAGHPVDLYSDRTAEQLRDEVPATGTAVLFGHSRDVDHTLVEELYPDAPLSTGMNTRLNTGEPGALEQVLAFDPDFTYTAAGIDVRLRAHDRIRLFEEAGGSFHVETVTPEELDAVAAAHDLTLVSTGKGGLSGLFPVDEARTVYRSPQRHLLAAAFTGLGHGDDVFTARGHGAGKHNVFNLHTDHGEIWIGPYWHKDVGATWSVLGFAKPDGDWVQRWGEVTDAQSALEVVVSIYRDYFPDDLADIEKLRVIEEDRHSWLRGAVTPTVRQGVGYTRSGRPVLALGDSAIAFDPIAGQGAQTGLIQVAALVKAIEARGSDFTAEWITDQFDRHWEERGHAAAEVTRLFLGDPDYAFAAGLLFAGAVSDDAVGAALFGLLSEPAPILDFHTEADVERFIEDAKTTAEAYERV
- a CDS encoding acyl-CoA dehydrogenase family protein — protein: MTTSLTPSKSDAELDATLGPVYARIAEGAVARERDRELVHEPIAQLKEAGFTALRVPRELGGGGVTLRQFFRQLINLAAADSNIPQALRVHVNFVEDQRLANTSAGDAWLRAVVDGTVVGNAITEPGAGSVGGYATTLTKQDDGDYRLSGTKFYSTGTLYADQILVAADLDGERVGVLVDANADGVEKVDDWNGFGQRLTASGTTVFTDVAVPADRLLGAGYGAPGATYATSYLQLVQLAGLAGIAQRATDDAVAWVQARTRTFSHAAADLQRHDPLVQQVIGRLSSAAWSAKQAVLAVADVLDDALADRRVHEDLVPEAELAAAHAQLAVIDTVLRATTDLFEVGGASIVDADLRLDRHWRNARTLAVHNPAIQKARAIGDLLLNGADLPYAWNAGARTAPTGTTAQ